In Microbulbifer sp. THAF38, the sequence TCAATAGTAAATGACAAAGCAACCAGTCAATACATCTTCACACCGGATCGCCTAAGTAGCAATAACAGAATCTCTTGTTCCCTACCTTCTACGGTATGGCCAACACCTAACTTGACTGGATTTTGACCAACACTTTATCCCAGCATACCGCCATTCATCCCTCCCATTAAGCGTCTCATCAATTTCTAGATAGAAACAGTTATAAGGCGGAAATAAACTCTTATACATAAGAAGCCACAGAGGATAAATAATAGTCAACCATCAAAATATGATTTTCACATTGTAAATTAAATGACCAAAACTAATATCAGCTGCTATAAGCCAACTGAAATTATGCAAAGATCACATCGTAATAGTCTATGTATGGAACTCAAATAATTTCTTAGGAGCATAAAATGACCCAAAGAGAGTATGCCAGACTTTCTGGACTTGTATACTTATTAGCTGTTCTAACTGGCATGTTTGCTCTAATGTATGTTCCTTCTCAAATTCCGATAGTATGGGAGAACGCACCAGTAACAGTTAGCAATATCCTGAAGCAGGAATTCTTATGTAGACTAGGAATTTTGAGCGAGATACTTTGCTATATATTCTTTTTAATATTGCCAATAATTTTATATCGTCTACTGGAACCAGAAAATAGAAACATTGCCTTAATAATGGCTGTACTGGCCATAAGCAGTGTTCCATTTTCCCTCTTCAATGTTCTCAACAAAATTGACGCGCTCACTCTATTGAGCGGAGCACAATATCTCAACGCCTTCGTACAAGAACAAATATATGCACAAGTATTGCTACTCTTAAAATCATACAGCAATGGAATTCAAGTCATCCAAATACTTTGGGGCCTCTGGCTATTTCCTTTTGGATACCTGGTTTATAAATCAAATTTACTACCGAAAGTATTTGGCCTGCTATTAATGACTGGTTGCTTTGGTTATTTAATAAAATTCTTTGGAAGCCTACTTTTCCCTGAAACTGAAATTCCAGGATTTGTAAGGATTCCTGCATCTCTAGGTGAAATTGGAACCTGCCTATGGCTTTTACTCATGGGAGTTAGAGCGCAAGAAATAGAAACCAACTCAAACAAAGAAATAGTCGAACATTAAGTCTAGGAAATATCATGAGCAACAAAAAAGAAACAAGAAAAATAACAGACAGGTTAGCTGACCCTTATGTCAATGTGAAAATTAAAATATCTGCATTGTGGGCTTCAGTAGTGTTTTGTTACATATACGGTGACTTCTTTGGGTTATTCAGGACAGGAAAAATTGAGAGAATTATAGATGGCTACGGTCCATTCGGTACGGTTACGCAAGGCTCACTACTGTCAGTGGCGATAATAACATCAATTCCATGTGTCATGGTTGCACTATCTTTAATGTTAAAACCGAATATTTCCCGATGGCTTAATATAATTGTTGCCACAATATTCATTATATTCTTAGGTGCCACAATGCTCATATCATCATGGTATTTCTATTTTTATCTGGGCTTTATTGAAATACTCCTAAAGCTAATGATTATTTGGCTGGCATGGCAGTGGCCTCTAGAAGACCATAAAGACACATAGAAAACATTAAAGAGCGCAGCAACAATAAAACCCCGCACTCACATACGATCATTTACCATATAATTTTAGTGTGAGTGCAACACAATAAATATAAACCCACCCAAACCTAACGCATAAACATTTCTATGATAAAGATGCAAACCCCGCCCGAACATTTATATTTTCTTCATGCCCCCCTAAAACCTGCTAAGGAATTTTAGCCAAAACTAATTTGAAATATTCTCCATATTTCCACCATGATTAAGTACTTTACCTATCGCAAACATAGTTACTTTTACTCGGAAGTTGTAAACCCCACCAACATCATATTCCACTACGAATATTTTGGAACTTATCAAATTTGGTAATATGGCCCAGAGAAACTCGATTTTTATAAATTAATGCTGGTCATTGTGACTACTAGCTAAATCAAAAGAGCTATCCAAACCACTATAAAGCCTCTTTATTCATAGTGTGAGAAGACCAGTGGAAAATCTGCATAAATAAAATGGAGAATAAGAGGCTCACATAGCTTATCTATTCAACCAGTCATCCATAGCGGCCAGTATCTGATGCCTATAGGGCTGGGTTTCATTGATCATCTGGTGACGGGCACCGCGAATCAATACTCGATGACAGTGTGGAAAACGATCGCGGATTGCGCGCATATCATAGCGCCAATCGACAGTGGCATCACCGGTACCCTGGACAACCAAAATTTTTCGGGGATTACGCGCAGTTTTAGGGAAGGTCTTGATCCAATCTACCATGGCGCCGAGCCAGCACATGGAAATTACTCTGGATTGCAGAGGATCACGCAAAGCCTGACGCCGGGAAAACTCGGCATCGTGGGTATTTATTGTGAACTTGCGGCTGGGTTCGTTAATAAACAACCGCCCCAGATAGTACTTCCATTTCACTATGTGCCAGTTGGCCGGTCGCACCAGAGGAGCCAATAAAAAAATCTTATCCAACGGTTGCCGGCGACTGTACTGCAAATGCGCCAGTAATGCCGCCCCACCAGTGCTCTGACCCAAGGCGTGCCAGGGTTTGGGCAGCTTGTCTTCAGCGATGGATAAAAGACGGTCAAACACTTGGCGATATTGCAGGAAAGTCTGGATAGCAACTCGCTCGCCACTGGAGAGGCCATGGCCGGGAAAATCGAAAATTACCACATTGAGATTACGCTCGAGACCGAAGCGAATTGCGGGGCCATAAATACCAGTATGATCGAAATAACCATGACAGATAAACAGCGTACCGCGAGGTTTTTCTACCAGCCAGTACTGGGAAACCAACTCAAAACCCGCCGCTGTGAAAGTGCCAACGCCCGTTTTATAAGAGAGAGGAAAATGTAAATCGTAAAAATTCCGATAATCCTGCATTTCAGTCAACAGCGGTGCCGTGTCATTGGCAAAGTCGAGCTGCGGCAACTTTTGCCGTAAAGCCGAATAGTCCGGGCGTTGAGTTACCGGGCTGCTTTCGTAAACGCTGATGTCTTGCAAGGTTTCCATTGAACCAATGGTACTGCATTTTTGCCAGGGAGGAAGAGGCTGGGTGAGTGAACAGTGACTTATCTATTAAAAAGGCGGGCACAATGCCCGCCTTTCCTACCTACAAAAGAAGTAAGCGCTTACTTAATTTGCGGCTCCAGCTCTCCAGCTGTATAACGCTGGCTCATAGCATCGAGGCTAAGTGGGCGAATCTTGCTGGCTTGACCGGCGGTGCCAAAGGCCTCGTAACGCGCAATACAGATTTCCTTCATCGCCTGCAAAGCAGCTTTGTAGAACTTGCGCGGATCGAACTCAGACGGGTTCTCGGCCAAGAAACGGCGGGTGGCGCCGGTGGAGGCGAGACGCAAATCAGTATCGATATTGACCTTGCGCACGCCGTGTTTGATACCTTCGCAAATCTGCTCAACCGGCACACCGTAAGTTTCGGGGATTTCACCACCGAACTCATTGATTACCGCCAGCCACTCCTGAGGTACAGAAGAAGAGCCATGCATTACCAGGTGGGTGCCTGGGATACGCGCATGGATTTCCTTGATACGGTCAATAGCGAGGATGTCGCCAGTAGGCGGACGGGTAAACTTATAGGCACCGTGGCTGGTTCCACAGGCAATTGCCAGGGCATCTACCTTGGTTTTTTGTACGAAGTCAGCGGCTTCTTCCGGATCGGTCAACAGCTGATCGTGAGACAGCTTGCCCTCTGCACCAACGCCGTCCTCTTCGCCGGCCATGCCGGTCTCCAGGGAGCCCAGGCAGCCCAGCTCACCCTCAACAGAAACACCACAGGCGTGGGCCATATCCACCGAACGCTGGGTAACATCCACATTGTATTCGTAGGAAGCCGGAGTTTTACCGTCCTCACGCAGGGAGCCGTCCATCATCACGGAGCTGAAACCCAGCTGAATAGAGCGCTGGCACACTGCCGGGCTAGTGCCGTGATCCTGGTGCATAACCACTGGAATTTCCGGGAATTCCTCGATAGCGGCCAGGATCAGATGGCGCAGGAAGGGCGCACCTGCGTATTTGCGCGCTCCGGCGGAAGCCTGCACGATTACTGGGGAGTCGGTTTCCTTAGCCGCCTCCATAATCGCGCGCATCTGCTCCAGATTGTTTACGTTAAAGGCCGGTACGCCGTAACCATGCTCCGCGGCATGGTCCAGCAATTGGCGCAGGCTGATAAGAGCCATAATAAATTCCTTTCTCGTCTACTCGTCGTATTTGTAATTTTTTGCTTTTATCGCACTCCGCACTAAGCGGAGTGCATTATTGTGTGCTCAGTCTTCGGCGCGGGATTCAAGGATCGCCACTGCAGGCAGTTTCTTGCCTTCCACATATTCCAGGAAGGCGCCGCCGCCAGTGGAAATATAGGACACTTTGTCGGCAATACCGTATTTATCCACAGCCGCGAGGGTGTCACCACCACCGGCGATAGAGAAAGCATCGCTATTGGCAATAGCCTTGGAAAGATGCTCGGTGCCAGCACCAAACTGATCGAATTCGAATACCCCTACAGGGCCATTCCAAATAATGGTCTTGGCGCCTTTGAGAATCTCTGCCAGTTTTGCAGAAGACTCTGGACCAATATCAAAAATCATATCGTCCTCAGACACAGCATCGGCGGCTTTAGTTTCCGCTGCGGCTGTCGCGCTGAATTCCTTACCGGTGACGACGTCGACGGGTACAGGAATATCGCATTGCTGCATCAGACTCTTGGCGGTATCCACCAGGTCATGCTCACACAGAGACTTGCCCACCGGTTTACCGCTCGCGGCGAGGAAAGTATTGGCGATACCACCACCCACAATCAGCTGATCTACTTTATCCGCCAAGCTCTCCAGCACGGTGAGTTTGGTAGAGACTTTAGAGCCACCCACAATCGCTACCAGTGGGCGGGCAGGTTCTGCCAGGGCTTTCTCCAGGGCATCCAGTTCTGCTGCCAGCAGAGGACCGGCACAGGCAAGAGGGGCAAACTTGGCCACACCATGCGTGGAAGCCTGGGCTCGATGTGCGGTGCCAAAAGCATCCATTACGAATATGTCGCACAGTGCCGCATAGGCCTTAGCCAGCTCTTCGCTGTCTTTTTTCTCGCCGGCATTGAAGCGCACGTTCTCCAGTAACGCCACCTCGCCATCGGCTAGCTCGACGCCATTGCGCCACTCCTTGATCAGGGCCACTTCGCGACCAAGTAGTTCACCCAGATGCGCGGCTACCGGGGCTAGGGAGAATTCCTCTGCATACTCACCCTCTGTAGGGCGGCCCAGGTGAGACATCAGCAGCACTTTGGCTCCAGCATCAATGGCGGCCTGGATAGTGGGGAGCGCCGCGCGAATACGGGCATCAGAAGTTACCCGGCCATCTTTTACCGGTACATTCAGGTCCTCGCGAATTAGTAGGCGCTTACCCGCAAGCTCCAGATCTGTCATCAATTTGACCGCCATTCACCAATCCTCTTCTACTTCGATTAACTGAAAATGTGGGCGCGGAGTATATCAACTGCGCCGCACCGCTGCCGACAGGAAAACAAGGAAAAACATGGCAGATTCACTCATAAGACCGGAAAAGGCAGGGATTCCCCTAGAGACTGTTTGTCCAAAGCACTGCCAGACACCAAACGCCAAACCTGAAACCCCATCCATATAAGCCAGCTACACATACGACTCGACGTTTTTGATGGGAAACTTGTACCAAGTACTCAATAAACAGATATAGCTTCAGGTACAGGCTCTGTCCCTGCTGCCAGTATGCGGTCCTCGAATGCTCCAATTCCGCACTGTAACCTATTGATACGAAAGTTCTTTTCGCTCAAAAGCCACGCCGCTAGAATTCCCGCCCCCTTCAAAAGCACAACTAAACAGGACCCGGCGTATGTCACAGTAACGGCGGGGGCACATAAGGAGATTAATTACCGATGGAACAATCCGACAGCGATATGGTTTTTCAAAGTTACGGACGCTGTTGTAACAATGAGGAATTCTTTAAGGATTTTTATGATCGCTTTATGGGCAGCTCTGCAGATATTCGTAACCTGTTTGCCAATACGGATATGAAGGCTCAGCGCCACCTACTGCGCAACGGCATCATGCAGCTGGTGCTATACGCCCGCGGCATGTCCGATACCAAGCTGCGCGCCCTGGGTAAAAGCCACGACCGAACTGGATACAATATTCGTCCCGAATGGTACCGCCTATGGCTGGATGCGCTTATAGCCACCCTGCGCCAGCATGACAGTGAGTTTTCTCCAGAAATTGAAGCCGCCTGGAACCGTGCCATCACGCCGGGAATCGATATTATTCGCCAAGCCTACTAAGCCGCCAGGCTATAGAGAGCTATCTGAAGAGGGAGCCATCTGCGCGTAAACCAACGTGTTTGCCAGACGCTCCCTCGCCCGCTATAAAACCCAGCATTTCCGCTAGAGTATTTGAGAATCTTTAAAGGCTTACAATAGACCTATCGCCTGAGCCTTTAATTGTGTCGCACAGGTAGCCTTGCCATAAACTAGCCACCCTAAGAAAGCGACCCTTGATTTATTTTTTCAAAATGATTTAACCATCAGCAGCCCTAGCTAGCGATAGAGCCTTTATTACCAGTTACTCGAAAGTTGTTTAAACACGAGTATCAAATAATTCGACAAGGAAATCTTATGAAAATTGTACGAAGGTACAGCATCCCACTGGCACTAGCATTGGCCATATCCGCTTGTGGGAAAGCGCCGTCAAGTGATAATCGCGAAGCGAACTCTCCTGACCCCACCCTAGCTTCCACAATAAGTACCACAGACCCACTTTCCATCAATTACGAAAAATTTACCCTGCCGAATGGTCTGCGCGTTATCGTGCATGAAGACCGCAAAGCCCCCATTGTTTCTGTGGGCGTCTGGTATCACGTTGGCTCCAAGGATGAAAAGCCTGGACGCACAGGTTTTGCCCACTTATTTGAGCACTTGATGTTCAATGGCTCGGAAAATTACAACGACGAGTACTTCAAACCTTTTGAGCAGGCCGGTGCCACGGGAATGAATGGCACCACTTGGCTGGACCGTACCAATTATTTCGAAACTGTACCGACTAACGCCTTGGATATGGCCCTTTGGATGGAATCGGACCGTATGGGCCACCTGCTGGGGGTTATCACTCAGGAAAAACTCGATGAGCAACGCGGGGTCGTTCAGAACGAAAAACGCCAAGGGCAAAACCAGCCCTATGGAAAGGTCTGGGAACGCATGCAAAAGGCGATCTACCCAGCAAACCACCCCTACTCCTGGACCACCATTGGCTCGATGGAAGACCTCAATGCGGCAACTCTTGAGGACGTGCATGAATGGTTCAAACAATACTATGGTGCGGCCAATACCGTGTTAGTTTTGGCTGGCGATATCGATGTGGAAACGGCTAAGGCTAAGGCGAACCATTACTTTGGCGATATCCCCGCTGGACCGCCGTTAATCAAGAAAAAAGCCTGGATTGCCAAGCGGGAGCAATCAAGCCGCGAGCAAATGTTTGATCGCGTAGCCCAACCCCGTCTTTATAAAGTCTGGAATACACCCAACCTCACCCATGAAGACGCCAATGCTATTGCCCTGGCCGCAGCGATACTCGGAGATGGCAAGAATTCACGCCTGTATAAACGCCTGGTTTATAAAGATCAAATCGCCACCAACATCAGTGTTGGCCTGCATGAATTCGAACTCTCTTCCATCTTCCCTATTACCGCAGACGCTAAGCCCGGAGTAGCACTTGCTGAGGTCGAGGCGGCCATTGAGGAGGAGTTAGAAAAGTTCCTCAGCGAGGGACCAACTCAGGAGGAACTGGCCAGGGTTAATATGAGCGATTATGCCTCAATGGTGCGTAACCTCGAGCAAGTCGGTGGCTGGGGCGGTAAAGGAGTACTCCTTGCGCGCGGAGAGCTCTATCAGAGCAACCCCAATGCCTACCTGGATGCACTGACTGAAAAACAAAAGATCACCACTCAACAGGTTCGCAAAGCCGCACAGAAATGGCTATCCAGCGGCGATTACAATCTTGAGGTTCTGCCCTTTCCCGAATATGACGTGGCTAAAAGTGGGGCTGATCGTAGCAAGCTCCCCGAAACAGGTAATTTCCCCAGTGTGCCCTTCCCAAAGTTACAAACTGCCGAACTTTCCAACGGTCTTAAAGTAATCCTGGCTGAACGAAATTCAGTGCCTGTTGTGGATATGCGCCTGCAGTTTGATGCCGGCTATGCCGTAGATCAAGGCAACAAATTGGGCACTTCCAGTTATGCCATGTCCATGCTGAAAGAAGGCACCGGCAAGCTGGATGCCCTGCAAATAAGCGCGAGAGAAGAAATGCTGGGTGCGCATATCAGTGCAGGGGCTGACATCGACACTTCTACTGTGCGCCTCAACGCATTGAAGACCAATCTAGATGATTCGGTAGCATTATTCGCCGATATTGTTATGCACCCGGCTTTTTCAAGAGAGGAAATTGAGCGCAAACGAGCGCGCTGGATCGCAGCTATTCAACAAGAAAAGACCCGCCCTGTTCAAATGGCACTGCGCAGCTTGCCGCCATTACTCTATGGAGAAGGGCATGCCTATAGCGTACCGTTTACTGGCTCCGGTACAGAGGCATCTATTGAGTCACTCAATCGCGATGACTTGGTGAACTACCACCAAACCTGGCTTCGCCCAGACAATGCCACCCTTATTGCCGTTGGTGATATCAATCTGGAAGCACTGACACAAAAACTGGAGCAACATTTTGGCGACTGGAGCGCACCAGAAAGCCCGCTGCCCCAGAAAAACCTCGCTCAGGTGGCGCATCCCCAAAAAGCCAGTCTGTACCTGATCAATAAGCCCGACGCAGAGCAAAGCATTATCATTGGTGGCTTACTGGCACCGTCTGAGAAGATTGCCGAGCGCGATGCAATGCATATGATGAATGATATTTTCGGAGGGACATTTACCGCACGCTTGAATATGAACCTGCGCGAAGATAAGCACTGGGCCTACGGTGCCTACTCTTTTTTGACCGGAGCAAAAGGCCAACAACCACTAATGATTTATGCCCCAGTGCAAACGGATAAAACCAAAGAATCCCTGATGGAATTACAGACTGAGCTACGCAGTTACATAAGTAGCAAACCCGCACGGGAGGAAGAGTTGCAAAAGGTCAAAGACAAAAAGGTCAATGAATTGCCTGGCAGCTTCGAAACTATTAAAGCTGTCGCCAGCGCAGTTTCGAATATGATCACTTACGACCGCCCACTGGATTATATGGATAGCTATACAGACAAAATCCGGGAAGTCAATCTATCAACCATACATAAGTTGTCCCAAGACACCATTAAGCCGGATCAATTTACCTGGGTGATTGTTGGTGATAAAAGGAAAATTGAGAGCGGTCTTCGAGAGCTTAATATTGGCAAAATTATAGAACTCGACATCAATGGCAAACCAATCGAAAAGATAACCCTCAATTAACCCGCGCTTAAAGTAGTTAGACGCAGCAATGCGTCTAACTACTAATTTATGTACAAGCAATCTGAAATTTAAATACTTAAGTAGTATTTTTTATTTTTAAACCCGCCGTAAATAAACGTTTTTAAAAGAAAACCTTTCAACAAAAAAAGCGCCAAGTTTAGCCAACTGAAAAAAAGTGTATTTTTTTATATAAAAAGGTCGTTTTTTATTTCTCAAAAACCAAAAGGTTGTTATTTTTCATGTCGGGGAGGGCGGGATTTACTTCTCGCAAGGATTTTTCCTCTCCAAAAATAAAATAATATCTGTTAAGGAGTAACTCATGAAAAAGGCCCTTTCGATATTTGCCAGCGGTGCCCTGGCTTTTAGTTTCGCAATATCAGCCAGCGCCGAAGACAAGCGCTATATCGTCACATTCAAGGAAGGCAAGGGGGAGGCCGTCAGGTCTCTGGTACAACAAAATGGAGGGCAAAGAGCCCTTGAAATTCGCAACCACAACGCCATGGCCGCACACCTTCCGGCAAAGGCACTGATGGCACTGCGCAGGAACCCAAACGTTGCCTTTATAGAAGAGGACCTCAAGCGTTATCCCCTGTCCCAGGAGATGCCTTATGGTATTCCTATGGTACAGGCAGACCAACTCAGCGACCTGCAGGCCGGCAACCGCACCGTATGTATCATTGACTCCGGTTACGACCTGGGACACGAAGACCTGTCAGGTAACGCGGTTACTGGTAGCAGCGACCCAGATGGTGCCGGCAACTGGTATGAAGACCAAAATAGCCACGGCACCCATGTAGCTGGCACTATCGCCGCTATGAACAACGACACCGGTGTTGTAGGGGTAATGCCAAACAGCAATATCAATTTGCACATCGTCAAAGTCTTTGGTGCAGACGGATGGGCCTACTCTTCATCGTTGATTGCCGCTGCTGAAGAGTGTGCAGCCAATGGTGCAAACGTGATTAATATGAGCCTCGGTGGCGACAGGGCAAACTTCTTTGAGAGACGCGGCTTCGATAACCTCAACAAGCGTGGCATTCTCTCTGTTGCCGCCGCAGGTAATGATGGCAACACCCGTCATAGCTACCCGGCTTCTTACAACTCCGTTGTCTCCGTAGCAGCGATCGATAGCAATAAAAACATCGCTGGTTTTTCCCAGCAAACCAATCAGGTTGAACTCGCAGGCCCTGGAGTTCAGGTACTTTCCTCTATTCCCACTGGCAGTGGCCAGGCAGCCACTTTGGAAGTAGCCGGCACTGCAGTCGAAGCCGCAGCAATGGCAGGTACCCCCACTGGCGTTATCACTGGAGCCCTGGAAGATTGCGGAACGGCTGAATCTGCTTGCGTCAGCGCAGCAGGAAAAATCTGCCTGATTCAACGCGGCAATATCAGCTTTGCTGAAAAAGTCCTGAATTGTGAAGCCGGTGGCGGTGTTGGAGCGATCATTTACAACAATGTGCCCGGAATGCTTTATGGCACCCATGGTGGCGTGGAGACCCATATTCCTTCCGTGGGTATCTCCGATACCGATGGCAGCGCCTTGTTAACTCAACTGGGTGCCAGTGCGACTATCGAAACCGAAGCTAACGATTATGCCTACTTTAACGGTACATCCATGGCGACCCCACATGTTGCTGGCGTTGCTGCTTTAGTTTGGAGCCATTACCCGAACTGCAGTAATTCAGAAATCCGCACTGCCCTGCAGGCTACTGCAGAGGATTTGGGTGATTCGGGCCGAGATAATGCTTATGGCTATGGTTTGGTCCAGGCCAAAGCCGCCTTTGATTACCTGGCAGCCAACGGTTGTACTGGCTCCATGTAATCCTTAGCAGGCCTTTCCTGTTTGGGGGAGCGACTTGCTCCCCCTCAGGCACCAGTTATTCACAGTGAATAAATATCCTGGCCAAGTATTTAAATTATAATATTCATTACAAAGCCGGAAGGCAGGAGAGCTTTGATCTCCCAGCTCTTATCTATCAACCTTGGTTTCAGGTAATAACTGCAATTTCCTTATGCTGCAAGCAGATCAACCTGCAGCCCCATGAATAACTCTTCCCGAGTTAGGGTATCTATTTATTACCACGCGTCACCAGTCACTTTCTGAGCCTTATACGCTTGACGATGCCTTGGATCCACAAGCTTATTTGCTTTCCCTGGGCGATATCTTCAGTGTGAAAAGGCCCATTAATAAAGACTGAAAATTTAATTATTATTAAATCGTGCCCAACAAAAAGAAAGAGCACAAAAATAAAGAAAATATTAGGTAGCAGATATTATCCAGTGACT encodes:
- a CDS encoding DUF4386 domain-containing protein; its protein translation is MTQREYARLSGLVYLLAVLTGMFALMYVPSQIPIVWENAPVTVSNILKQEFLCRLGILSEILCYIFFLILPIILYRLLEPENRNIALIMAVLAISSVPFSLFNVLNKIDALTLLSGAQYLNAFVQEQIYAQVLLLLKSYSNGIQVIQILWGLWLFPFGYLVYKSNLLPKVFGLLLMTGCFGYLIKFFGSLLFPETEIPGFVRIPASLGEIGTCLWLLLMGVRAQEIETNSNKEIVEH
- a CDS encoding DUF6326 family protein, whose protein sequence is MSNKKETRKITDRLADPYVNVKIKISALWASVVFCYIYGDFFGLFRTGKIERIIDGYGPFGTVTQGSLLSVAIITSIPCVMVALSLMLKPNISRWLNIIVATIFIIFLGATMLISSWYFYFYLGFIEILLKLMIIWLAWQWPLEDHKDT
- a CDS encoding alpha/beta hydrolase gives rise to the protein METLQDISVYESSPVTQRPDYSALRQKLPQLDFANDTAPLLTEMQDYRNFYDLHFPLSYKTGVGTFTAAGFELVSQYWLVEKPRGTLFICHGYFDHTGIYGPAIRFGLERNLNVVIFDFPGHGLSSGERVAIQTFLQYRQVFDRLLSIAEDKLPKPWHALGQSTGGAALLAHLQYSRRQPLDKIFLLAPLVRPANWHIVKWKYYLGRLFINEPSRKFTINTHDAEFSRRQALRDPLQSRVISMCWLGAMVDWIKTFPKTARNPRKILVVQGTGDATVDWRYDMRAIRDRFPHCHRVLIRGARHQMINETQPYRHQILAAMDDWLNR
- the fba gene encoding class II fructose-bisphosphate aldolase (catalyzes the reversible aldol condensation of dihydroxyacetonephosphate and glyceraldehyde 3-phosphate in the Calvin cycle, glycolysis, and/or gluconeogenesis) — protein: MALISLRQLLDHAAEHGYGVPAFNVNNLEQMRAIMEAAKETDSPVIVQASAGARKYAGAPFLRHLILAAIEEFPEIPVVMHQDHGTSPAVCQRSIQLGFSSVMMDGSLREDGKTPASYEYNVDVTQRSVDMAHACGVSVEGELGCLGSLETGMAGEEDGVGAEGKLSHDQLLTDPEEAADFVQKTKVDALAIACGTSHGAYKFTRPPTGDILAIDRIKEIHARIPGTHLVMHGSSSVPQEWLAVINEFGGEIPETYGVPVEQICEGIKHGVRKVNIDTDLRLASTGATRRFLAENPSEFDPRKFYKAALQAMKEICIARYEAFGTAGQASKIRPLSLDAMSQRYTAGELEPQIK
- a CDS encoding phosphoglycerate kinase, which gives rise to MAVKLMTDLELAGKRLLIREDLNVPVKDGRVTSDARIRAALPTIQAAIDAGAKVLLMSHLGRPTEGEYAEEFSLAPVAAHLGELLGREVALIKEWRNGVELADGEVALLENVRFNAGEKKDSEELAKAYAALCDIFVMDAFGTAHRAQASTHGVAKFAPLACAGPLLAAELDALEKALAEPARPLVAIVGGSKVSTKLTVLESLADKVDQLIVGGGIANTFLAASGKPVGKSLCEHDLVDTAKSLMQQCDIPVPVDVVTGKEFSATAAAETKAADAVSEDDMIFDIGPESSAKLAEILKGAKTIIWNGPVGVFEFDQFGAGTEHLSKAIANSDAFSIAGGGDTLAAVDKYGIADKVSYISTGGGAFLEYVEGKKLPAVAILESRAED
- a CDS encoding globin: MEQSDSDMVFQSYGRCCNNEEFFKDFYDRFMGSSADIRNLFANTDMKAQRHLLRNGIMQLVLYARGMSDTKLRALGKSHDRTGYNIRPEWYRLWLDALIATLRQHDSEFSPEIEAAWNRAITPGIDIIRQAY
- a CDS encoding pitrilysin family protein, translating into MKIVRRYSIPLALALAISACGKAPSSDNREANSPDPTLASTISTTDPLSINYEKFTLPNGLRVIVHEDRKAPIVSVGVWYHVGSKDEKPGRTGFAHLFEHLMFNGSENYNDEYFKPFEQAGATGMNGTTWLDRTNYFETVPTNALDMALWMESDRMGHLLGVITQEKLDEQRGVVQNEKRQGQNQPYGKVWERMQKAIYPANHPYSWTTIGSMEDLNAATLEDVHEWFKQYYGAANTVLVLAGDIDVETAKAKANHYFGDIPAGPPLIKKKAWIAKREQSSREQMFDRVAQPRLYKVWNTPNLTHEDANAIALAAAILGDGKNSRLYKRLVYKDQIATNISVGLHEFELSSIFPITADAKPGVALAEVEAAIEEELEKFLSEGPTQEELARVNMSDYASMVRNLEQVGGWGGKGVLLARGELYQSNPNAYLDALTEKQKITTQQVRKAAQKWLSSGDYNLEVLPFPEYDVAKSGADRSKLPETGNFPSVPFPKLQTAELSNGLKVILAERNSVPVVDMRLQFDAGYAVDQGNKLGTSSYAMSMLKEGTGKLDALQISAREEMLGAHISAGADIDTSTVRLNALKTNLDDSVALFADIVMHPAFSREEIERKRARWIAAIQQEKTRPVQMALRSLPPLLYGEGHAYSVPFTGSGTEASIESLNRDDLVNYHQTWLRPDNATLIAVGDINLEALTQKLEQHFGDWSAPESPLPQKNLAQVAHPQKASLYLINKPDAEQSIIIGGLLAPSEKIAERDAMHMMNDIFGGTFTARLNMNLREDKHWAYGAYSFLTGAKGQQPLMIYAPVQTDKTKESLMELQTELRSYISSKPAREEELQKVKDKKVNELPGSFETIKAVASAVSNMITYDRPLDYMDSYTDKIREVNLSTIHKLSQDTIKPDQFTWVIVGDKRKIESGLRELNIGKIIELDINGKPIEKITLN
- a CDS encoding S8 family serine peptidase; translated protein: MKKALSIFASGALAFSFAISASAEDKRYIVTFKEGKGEAVRSLVQQNGGQRALEIRNHNAMAAHLPAKALMALRRNPNVAFIEEDLKRYPLSQEMPYGIPMVQADQLSDLQAGNRTVCIIDSGYDLGHEDLSGNAVTGSSDPDGAGNWYEDQNSHGTHVAGTIAAMNNDTGVVGVMPNSNINLHIVKVFGADGWAYSSSLIAAAEECAANGANVINMSLGGDRANFFERRGFDNLNKRGILSVAAAGNDGNTRHSYPASYNSVVSVAAIDSNKNIAGFSQQTNQVELAGPGVQVLSSIPTGSGQAATLEVAGTAVEAAAMAGTPTGVITGALEDCGTAESACVSAAGKICLIQRGNISFAEKVLNCEAGGGVGAIIYNNVPGMLYGTHGGVETHIPSVGISDTDGSALLTQLGASATIETEANDYAYFNGTSMATPHVAGVAALVWSHYPNCSNSEIRTALQATAEDLGDSGRDNAYGYGLVQAKAAFDYLAANGCTGSM